One stretch of Cottoperca gobio chromosome 18, fCotGob3.1, whole genome shotgun sequence DNA includes these proteins:
- the LOC115023804 gene encoding probable E3 ubiquitin-protein ligase ARI5, translating into MTTQGQDQKRYDPKDTTLKFVNRQDDLDPMPPEEGDETLRAEMSCGHAVTPESLTGWCRSLLDQGQYKFKCPALKDGTLKKCEKEWSYQEVRRLAVLQAEEMQYFEENMARLAASEYCDYKTCPGCKTYVEREDPTNLSVRCTVCVADKKTLYEFCWQCMKQWKGAAPRSDRCDNDGCINHDLELLKNCKTSVLQQVEGLKPCPSIRACPTCGQRVEHDKLGCKNIICPRCLVEFCFVCLKLTPKCLETSSYFIQCSDGVAPRQTSIPVWRRN; encoded by the exons atgactacacAAGGTCAGGACCAGAAAAGATACGACCCCAAAGACACGACTCTGAAGTTTGTCAACAGACAGGATGATCTGGATCCAATGC CTCCAGAGGAGGGAGACGAGACTCTCCGAGCAGAGATGTCCTGCGGTCATGCCGTCACCCCAGAGTCTCTCACTGGGTGGTGTCGCAGCCTGCTGGATCAG GGCCAGTACAAATTTAAGTGCCCTGCTTTAAAGGACGGCACCTTGAAGAAGTGTGAGAAAGAGTGGTCTTATCAAGAGGTGCGCAGGCTGGCGGTGCTGCAAGCTGAAGAGATGCAGTACTTTGAAGAGAACATGGCCCGTCTGGCTGCCTCGGAATACTGTGATTACAAAACA TGTCCTGGGTGTAAAACCTATGTGGAGCGAGAGGACCCGACCAACCTCAGTGTGCGGTGCACAGTCTGCGTAGCAGACAAGAAGACACTTTACGAGTTCTGCTGGCAGTGTATGAAGCAGTGGAAAGGTGCGGCTCCGCGCTCTGACCGCTGCGACAACGACGGCTGCATCAACCACGACCTCGAGCTCCTGAAGAACTGCAAGACCAGCGTCCTCCAGCAGGTGGAAGGTCTCAAGCCGTGTCCCTCCATCCGGGCCTGTCCCACCTGTGGTCAGAGGGTGGAGCACGACAAATTGGGCTGTAAGAACATCATCTGTCCTCGCTGTCTGGTTGAGTTCTGCTTTGTGTGTCTGAAGCTCACTCCTAAATGCCTGGAGACGAGCTCTTACTTCATACAGTGCAGTGATGGCGTCGCTCCCAGACAAACCTCCATACCTGTGTGGCGCAGAAACTAA
- the LOC115023802 gene encoding ubiquitin carboxyl-terminal hydrolase 47-like, with protein MNHELVKRFREKLDSFTISDYHGFNSPGLTCYLNSVLQVLFMTEDFQEAVKRCCSKDSTNIDRQLATLFAKLQKSVAKTHNVIKKLGITNVYEQRDAAEYFERILCLTSPEAAKIFKGELNHITTCLKCKERNDSRGFFWLLPLAVEDLRRQTYSVDKGLKAFFKREKVCRDNKMYCNRCNEKQDAFFGCEITHYPEVLTLLLKRFSFDYELRCYVKLHCNVEVPKTLHMENCNYDLYALVHHFGNLTGGHYTAEIKSFETHRWYHFNDNIVNRVKPPLGAAHKSLRSCTAYLLMYKKVRRHPEETDEGEDAHSEVKAEGRRDDTERGERLVPHHPLKDESCDGGENLKHLNGEVLKERHDDSIWKKHTHFSGEKLSNLRAPCVRPHAEMLLQTDTGADRDSLQTQTSQFAKLQKSHETRQQLVRDSEEHMWHPNTRGTPRLKAYETVGETQNNIVAKTTTTTTCVIENSFTRNRVKCAETETVAVERIEGKSKQREAALSARERDSDVKSFHVSSSSSPAYMTGHLQRPLSMREPIGRNNSPNLCRTSDSLKRDKEKKQHVVTADWSGKPATSQTVIKGGKTTSPRDRRKAAKSRDTREPWSIGPATELLRPTSGRYHPAF; from the exons ATGAATCATGAGCTTGTTAAAAGGTTCAGAGAGAAACTCGACAGCTTCACCATCTCAG ATTACCATGGTTTTAACAGTCCAGGTCTGACGTGCTATCTGAACAGCGTGCTTCAGGTGCTTTTCATGACCGAAGACTTCCAGGAGGCTGTGAAGCG ATGCTGCAGTAAGGATTCAACAAACATCGACCGACAGCTGGCAACACTGTTCGCTAAACTACAGAAAAGTGTGGCCAAAACGCATAACGTCATCAAGAAACTGGGCATCACAAACG TGTATGAGCAACGTGATGCTGCCGAGTACTTTGAGAGGATCCTGTGTCTGACCAGTCCAGAGGCTGCTAAG ATATTCAAGGGAGAGCTGAATCACATCACAACATGCCTCAAGTGCAAAGAGAGGAACGATTCCAGGGGCTTCTTTTGGCTTCTGCCACTCGCGGTGGAAGATTTGCGTCGTCAAACCTACAGCGTG GATAAAGGGTTGAAGGCGTTCTTCAAGCGGGAAAAAGTCTGCAGGGACAACAAGATGTACTGCAACCGGTGCAATGAAAAGCAAGACGCATTCTTT GGATGTGAGATAACACACTATCCCGAGGTTTTGACCCTCCTGCTGAAGAGATTCAGCTTCGACTACGAGCTCAGATGTTACGTCAAGCTTCACTGCAACGTGGAAGTCCCCAAAACTTTACACATGGAG AATTGCAACTATGACCTCTATGCTTTGGTGCACCACTTTGGTAATCTAACAGGAGGCCATTACACTGCAGAGATCAAATCTTTTGAAACTCACAGGTGGTATCACTTCAATGACAACATTGTTAACCGG GTCAAACCACCACTTGGGGCTGCACATAAGTCTTTGAGGTCTTGTACAGCTTACCTCCTCATGTACAAGAAGG TGCGCAGACATCCTGAAGAAACTGACGAAGGCGAGGACGCACATTCAGAAGTCAAGGCTGAAGGAAGACGTGACGATACTGAGAGAGGAGAGCGTCTCGTTCCTCATCATCCACTGAAGGATGAAAGCTGCGACGGAGGGGAAAACTTGAAGCACTTGAATGGCGAAGTATTAAAGGAGCGTCATGACGATTCAATttggaagaaacacacacacttttctggGGAAAAACTGTCAAACCTGAGAGCGCCTTGTGTGAGGCCGCACGCAGAAATGTTGCTTCAAACAGACACTGGAGCAGATAGAGACAGTTTGCAAACACAAACGTCACAATTTGCAAAGCTACAAAAAAGTCACGAGACCAGACAGCAGCTTGTTAGAGACTCAGAGGAACACATGTGGCATCCTAACACCAGAGGGACTCCCAGACTGAAGGCGTATGAGACTGTCGGAGAAACACAGAACAATATTGTtgcaaagacaacaacaacaacaacatgtgtaATTGAGAACAGCTTTACAAGAAATAGAGTCAAATGTGCAGAAACTGAGACAGTAGCAGTGGAAAGAATAGAAGGAAAGAGTAAACAAAGAGAGGCTGCTCTCAGTGCACGTGAGCGTGATTCTGATGTAAAGTCATTTCATGTTTCCTCATCTTCTTCACCTGCATACATGACAGGACACTTGCAGAGGCCATTAAGCATGCGTGAACCCATTGGGCGTAACAATTCTCCAAACCTATGCAGAACATCAGACAGTTTgaagagagacaaggagaaaaAGCAGCATGTTGTGACTGCGGATTGGAGCGGCAAACCGGCGACATCGCAAACTGTGATAAAGGGGGGAAAAACTACAAGTCCCAGAGATAGAAGAAAGGCTGCAAAGAGCAGGGACACAAGAGAGCCATGGAG CATCGGACCAGCGACTGAGCTTCTCAGGCCGACATCTGGAAGATACCACCCTGCTTTCTGA
- the LOC115023805 gene encoding uncharacterized protein LOC115023805, whose product MSIRGQEQVEKKYDPLDTTMKFVNRKDDLDPMCEDDDDCLKAEMSCGHAVTPDILTQWCRRQLDEGNYKFRCPALVEGNKMCKELWSYQEVRRLADLSVEEMQHFEETIALLAAADYCEMQLCPQCKTSVERKDLSNLCVQCFVCKADQKKTYQFCWQCQREWKGPGPRSDRCGNDDCMNRDLQLLQTCKIISLPAVKGVTACPSVRACPTCGMKVEHSRQYCKNIDCPRCHVEFCFVCLKVKSECSSSPYNICPGGVAARQTSVPVWKRK is encoded by the exons ATGAGCATTCGGGGACAGGAACAAGTGGAGAAGAAGTATGACCCACTGGATACCACCATGAAGTTTGTCAACAGGAAGGATGACTTGGATCCAATGtgtgaagatgatgatgactgTCTCAAAGCAGAGATGTCCTGCGGGCACGCCGTCACTCCTGATATTCTCACACAATGGTGTCGCAGACAGCTGGATGAA GGTAATTACAAATTCAGATGCCCTGCACTGGTGGAGGGGAACAAAATGTGCAAGGAGCTGTGGTCGTACCAAGAGGTGCGCAGACTGGCTGATTTGTCTGTTGAGGAAATGCAGCACTTTGAGGAGACCATAGCTCTCTTGGCTGCTGCAGACTATTGTGAAATGCAGCTG TGCCCACAGTGCAAAACGAGTGTGGAGAGGAAGGATCTCTCCAACCTGTGTGTCCAGTGCTTCGTATGCAAAGCTGATCAGAAGAAGACCTACCAATTCTGCTGGCAGTGTCAGAGGGAGTGGAAAGGTCCAGGCCCTCGATCTGACCGCTGCGGCAATGACGACTGCATGAACAGGGACCTGCAGCTTCTGCAGACGTGTAAGATCATCAGCCTGCCCGCGGTGAAGGGGGTCACCGCCTGCCCCTCTGTCCGAGCCTGTCCTACATGCGGCATGAAGGTGGAACACAGCCGACAATACTGCAAAAATATCGACTGCCCGCGCTGCCACGTGGAGTTCTGTTTCGTCTGTCTGAAGGTGAAGAGTGAATGTTCCAGTTCACCATACAACATCTGTCCTGGTGGTGTGGCTGCCAGACAAACCTCTGTCCCTGTGTGgaagaggaaatga